CGACGGCAGAGAAATATCCGAACCAGCGTCCGGCTCGAAGCGCAGCGCAGCCTCAACCTCGCAGAGCGTAATAACCTCGCCCTGCGAGGCGTCGAATTGCGCCAGGTCGAAGATGACCGGAGCGATGCGAATGCCGCGCACGACACCCGTTTCACCGATATGGACCGGTTCGCCAGACTCGGGAAGCAGAGTCGGGTCGAGAGCGACGTCTTCGGCCGGGTGACGTTCGGCTCGATAGACGACAACCCGGTCAAGTCGTGCCGCCATCCCGGGCGGGACAATCACAAAACGGCTCCGGGTCAGTGTGCTGCCATCCCATAAGCCAGGACTCACAAGACCCCTATCTCCAGACTGCAAAAGCTGAGTTGCTGTCTCATCAGGTATGGAGAGATGAAGTGTCGCACCGGAGTGCGAGTAGCCCTTTACGACAGGTGCAAACGACTCGATCGGTGCGATGCCGTTCGCAGCCAGTGGCTGAGAGGCCGCGACAGCAGCCGCCACCAGGGCAGCCCGGGTCGCCCGGCTTACGAAGGCGGCCTTGATCTGCAAGTGCAAGTGATGTGTGAGCATACCTATAATAAAGCCGCTTCGGAGGCGCTATGCAAGCCCTTCAAAGGCTTTTGGAGGATTTTGCTTGGCTGCAAGTCGGACACTTGCGACGCTGTGGGGCAGGAGTTATATTGAACCAGCGATGCCGCTTTAGCTCAGCTGGTAGAGCAACGGACTGAAAATCCGTGTGTCCCCAGTTCGATTCTGGGAGGCGGCACACAGAATAGGCGTAGATTGTAAAAGATGTGGCAAGGGGCTGGCGTTTACCGTCGGCCCCTTTTCAGTTTGTGCATACCGGACGACCTCGTCCGGTGAAAATCACGACTCGTGCATACCGGACGTCCTCGTCCGGCGTGTAAAAGAGAGATGTGGTGCGGGTGGACGTGGGCGTCCACCCGGCATATGAATCTGGATTCCGCCTTTACGGGAATGACGATGACTTGCGTCGTCGTATATAACAATACTTTTTGGCCATCACATCTCCAACCTCAAACGGAAGGCATCATCGATGATCCTCCGATGGTCAAAAGCGATCTCATCGGGCAGACTTTTGTGTGAAAAGAACCTGACTTCGGCCGCGTCGTCGGCGCTCCGGGGATCCCCTTTTGCCCGACAAAGATAGACGACGCTCGCTGTCGGGAACCGGGGATCGCGATCCGGATCGCTATAAACCCCGATTAATCGCAGATCCTCTATCTCAAGGCCGGTCTCTTCGCGGGCTTCCCGCCTTACAGCCGACTCGACAGACTCGCCCCGTTCGACAAAGCCGCCCGGAAGCGCCCAGCCGTAGGGAGGATTCCTGCGCCTGATGAGCAACACCCCCCGCTCGTCGATCACTACCGCATCGACGGTCAGATAGGGCGTCTCAGGCGGCCACATAAGTGAATGTAGAATGAAGAATGCAGATTGCTTCACTTCGTTCGCAAAGACTACGCAGGGATGTCAGTATCGCAGCAGGGCGGCGATGCCGCCTCCCTTTTCAAGTCCGGGGGCTTGCTCGAGCATATCGACCCGGGCGCCTTGTTCGATGGCGCTGCGCACTGCGAGGTCGTGAATGTCCCCTATTGCGGCGAGGGTGCCTTCGCAGTAAGGGCAGTTGGCCGATCGGGTCGGTACCAGCGCTCCGCACCTCTGGCAACTCATACCCTCACCCGACGATCCGATCAGGACATAGAGTTTGCGCACGTTGCCCTGCTGGAGCGCGGTCAGGACGTCGGACAGCCCCAAGACCCCGCCGCCTCCCGACTGTCCGAGCCGGTGAAAGAGCTCTTCCATCGCCAGCCGCTCAAAGGAACGCTCGACATCCTTCATCACCGGTGTCGCGCGGGCGAGGATCTCGGTCTCCCCGGCATCGACGTTGACCAGGAATTCGCCTGAGACATGACTTGCGAAATGATGCGGCAAGACTTCGCGAAACCGAGCCCGGGCGGTATCAGGCCCACCCAGGAGAACCCGCTTGATCTGTTCCGATTCGAGGATATCTTCCATTGCTGCAGCCGCACCTTTAAGCATCTGCATTAGTGCGATCTCGCGCTTGCGGCCGGCGCGCATCTTTCCGAGGTCACTCCAGGTGTCGCTGCGCGAGCCGGTGAAGTGAACCTCCGGCCGTTCAACATGAAATACCGGTTCGATAAGTCCCATTCCGGTGATGAACAGCCGCGCTTCGTTGCCACCCACGATGACGATAAGGTAGCGCTGGTAGATGTCGATTTGCTGGACGAGCGGCGTGAGATAGGGGCTATCGCGAATGACCAGTTCATTACGAATCGGCACCATCGAATGATAGACCCACCAAAAGTCATCGGATGCGCAACTGAGGATTGCCATCGCGCGGCGAGTGCCTTCGGGCCGGTCGGCGAGGAAGGATTCGATGCGCTTCAGGTTGTCTTGCGCTGCGCTGCGGAGATCGGGAGAATTCAGGGAGTTGGAAGTTTTTAGAAGACTCTTGTAGTGCCGAAGCCACGCCTCGTTCGGGTTTTCGGCAGGATCGACGGTGAGGTATAGAGTGGTGCAGAGCGCACCGGGGAACTTATGAGCCGCAAGTTCCCTTAGTTCCTGACGGGAGATCATTGCAAATGTCCCCAATATGGATGAGGGTCGTGTCCGACGGGTATTGCCCGACGGGAAGTGGATAGACTATGCGCAGTAACTTTGAAACAAACGGTGCACTCTATGATCATCTGTCAATTCAGGATGAAACGAGGTCACCAGCAGGTTCTTCCGGCGCAGCATGACCGGTTCGTTCTGATATTCGGCGAGGATGCTCACCTCCCGGCCAATTTTAAGAAATTTCGGTGCGCGGATGAAGATGCCGTCGAACGGGCGATCAAAGCCCGCAATCGCCAGCGGAGCCACAAATGAATCGACCTGTCTCCCGTAGGCGTTGCGGGCGACCTCTGCCTCGATGAGCCCCCATCTTGGCTGAGGCGGGCCATCGCCTTTGCCGAGCAGGATGGCACCGGCACAGGTGCCCCAGGTGGGCAGGCCGGAGGCGATTCGCGCTTTCAGTTCTGCGCCGAGCGGCGACTCCGCCAGTTGCAGATGCATCGTCGTCGATTCGCCGCCGGGGATGATGAGGCCCGACAGGCCCTCAAGGTGTTCGATTTTGCGGACTTCGACAACTTCGGCGCCGAGCGCCTCGAGAGCGCGCCGGTGCAGGACAAAGTCGCCTTGAAGCGCAAGGATACCCACACTTGTCATAGCGATTTGATTACGCTGTAACCACCCTAAGGAAGCGAGCCGGTCAGGCTTCCTACCAATTCCGCTGCTCCAGAAGTCTGTGATTGAACGGCTTCCCAAAGCTCGTTCAGAGTGCTTACGCGAGGGAAGGTGAAGAGCGTGCGCCTTTCCTGGTCGGTAATCTCTAGGACAAATGTGGAGTACCAGCCTATCGGGTTTAGATTCTCGTCATAACCTCTTTCACTACTCTCGTAGAGACGCAGAAATCGCCCTTCAAAGGAGGTTTCGTAGCAAATAGTCACCAGAGCGTCAGTCCCGTGTTGTAGCCACGATGGAGGTTTCTCCAATCTCCACATGAGTTGCCGATCTTGTGTCCTTTTGGCCAACTCCGCGACGGCCTTCCTAACTTGAGTATCCGTCATTGTATTGGTGCCTTTCTTCTGTCAGTGATCTTTAATTCTATTTGTGCGTAGATGTTGTCAAGCTTCAAGTAAAAGGAATGTATTTCATCCCTGCTTCCTGGATATTTGGTCTTACCCATAAGAGGTCTGACTAATCTTATCGCAGTCGTAATTTCTCTCGCCAATGATGGCATATGAGTCTTGATGGATCGCAATAATGTCAGAGATCGCTCTATCTCAGTCCACACTGCTTCTCTCACATCAGAAGATTGGATTTGCTCAGTTCGGAGTCTAAAAAGAGCGGACTTGCAATCCTTGAGCTTTTTTGCAAGTTGGGGCATACGTTGGATTAGATAGTAATCTTCCCGTAGCTTCTTGACTCTTGATCTCACTCCCAAGGTGAAGATCAGAGTGCCCAAAGTAATTATACTCCCGATGATAGAGGACCAATCAGCAATTAAGGGAATAGGTAAGTTCATTACACTACCACCCTCGTCCAGCCAGCAACTCCCCTTCCGGTATTTTGCCGATCTCAAGCCCCGGCATTGCGCCTGCCAGGCCGCGCGAAGCATTCAGCACTTCCTCCGGGTCCTGGTAATGCGTCGTAGCGTGAACGATGGCGCGCGCCCGCGCCGCCGGGTCCTCGGACTTGAAGATGCCCGACCCGACGAAGACCGCCTCGGCGCCCAACTTCATCATCATTGCGGCATCGGCCGGTGTCGCTATGCCGCCCGCGGCGAAATTGGGAACCGGTAGTTTGCCCGTTGCCGCGACTTGCTTCACAAGTTCGAACGGCGCACCAAGACGCTTTGCCTCGGACATCAGTTCCTCGGTGCCGAGTGTCGTCAGGCGGCGCATTTCGCCGGTTACGGAGCGCATGTGACGGACCGCTTCGACGACGTTGCCGGTTCCGGCTTCGCCTTTGGTTCGGATCATAGCCGCGCCTTCGCCGATCCGGCGGAGGGCTTCGGCGAGGTTGGTCGCGCCGCAGACGAACGGCACCCGGAAGTCGTGCTTCCAGACGTGGTTGGTCTCGTCGGCAGGGGTCAGCACCTCCGATTCGTCAATGTAGTCAACCCCGAGGGCTTGCAAAATCTCGGCTTCGACGAAATGCCCAATACGTACTTTCGCCATCACCGGGATCGTTACCGCTTTCATAATGTCTTCGATGACCTTGATCGAAGCCATTCGAGCCACGCCGCCGTCGCGACGGATGTCGGCCGGAACTCGTTCGAGCGCCATCACCGAGCAGGCGCCGGCATCTTCAGCGATCCGGGCTTGTTCGGCCGTCGTAACGTCCATTATAACCCCGCCCTTGAGCATTTCGGCGAGGCCGACTCTTAGTAGGAAGCCATCCTTACCGGCAACCGGAACCGGGAGAGGGTGACCATTGGAAGCGTGTGACATATTGAATGTTGGATGAAGAATGCTGAATGTAGATGATCGACTTGCTTGCACTCTCATACAAGCGAAGTGATGCAAGACGATAGAATTACCTTGCAATAGGGTTCGTTGTGCAGCGATCTCTTATCTTGATTCTAAAGTCTAAATAATGGGAGCATCAAAAAGTAGCATCAGTAGGGCGGACATTCTTGTCCGTCCTAAGGGCAGGCAGGAATGCCTGCCCTACTGGAGAATCACAATCATCCGCACCCTATAAAAACGCTTAAGCTCCAATCCCTAATCCCTAAGCCCTAAGCCCTAAGCCTAATATAACCCTTCCGTCCCGTCGGTCGCAAATGAACGAAGGTCGTCAGCGCCGGGGATGGAAGGTCCGAACGACCTCTATCAGGTGCGAGCGGTCGATGTGGGTATAGATCATCGTGGTGTCTATGGAGACATGCCCCAACAGTTCCTGAACGTCGCGTAGTCCTGCGCCGCCCTCAAGAAGATGCGTGGCAAAGGAATGCCTAAGGGTATGCGGAGTCACTCGCCGCTCAATCCCGGCCGCCTGGACATAGTTCTTTAGAATCAAATAGAAGCCTACCCGGCTGAGCGGGCGTCCGGTCTTAGCCGCCAAAAATAGTCTTCCAAAAGCATGCGGCGCCGCGCGAACAAGCGACGGCCGCCCTTTGGCAAGATATTCGACGAGTGCCGTTCGCGCGCAATCCCCTACCGGCACCAGACGTTCTTTGGAGCCTTTCCCCAGCACCTTCAGAATCGCTCCCTCAAGCAGGAAATCATCGAGCGCTACTCCGACCAGTTCGCTTACCCGCAGCCCGCAGCCATAGCCCAGTTCGAGCATCGCCCGGTCGCGCAGGCCGGTTGGTGTCGCAAGGTCTGGCTGATCAAGCAGCCGTTCGATGTCACTTACCGACAGGACATCGGGCAGATGACGTCGCTGCCGCGGCCCGGTCAGGTGAATCGTCGCATCGGAATTGACGGCGCCTTCGCGCAGCAGATAGCCAAAGAAGTGCCGGATCGCCGAGAGCCGTCGGTTTATGGTAGCCGGCGATGCACCGGTGCGGGAGAGTCTCGCAAGATAATTGGTCAGATCGGTCGGGCGGACGTCCGACCAGTTATCGGGAACAGACTCACCCCAGAACTGGATGAGGTCGGCTAAGTCGCGACGGTAGGCTTCGCGTGTGTTGTCCGAGAGTCCTTCCTCGAGCGCGAGTCCCGAAAGAAAACCGGCGACCGCCTCCCACAGGGCCGGTCCGTCGGTTGATTCCAGGCTAAGGTCCCCGGACGATGCCGAGTTCACCACAAGGCTTCGGCACCCGGTTGCAGAAAGGGGTTCGTCTCCCGCTCGACACCGATCGTTGTTGCGGGGCCATGCCCCGGCAGAACCAGACACTCATCGCCGAGCGGAATAAGTTTCTCCCGGATCATCCTTATCAGCAGAGGCATACTGCCACCCGGGAAGTCCGTCCGGCCAACCGAGCCCTCGAAAAGAACGTCTCCGGCAAATATGAAATCTTCTCCTGCCAGTGCAATGTGCCCCGGACTATGCCCGGGGACATCGAGCACATGAAGAGTTATGGCTCCCAGTTCGACAAGGTCGCCCTCGCGCAGCAACCGGTCGGCCAACGGCGCGACGATCTCCGGACCGTAGAATGATGACAGGTTTCGCTGCGGATCGGACAGCATCGGCGCATCAGCGGCTCCGATCCAAACCGGAGCCTCTGTAGCCTTTTTGAGCCCGGCCAATCCTCCAATATGATCGCCGTGACCATGGGTTGCCACCAGCGCTTCAACCCGGGCCTTGACATCCTTGAGGTGACATAGGATGCGGTCATCCTCGTCGCCGGGATCGATCACCAATGCCCGGCCGGAGGAAACATCCTGTATGAAATAGCAGTTGACCATGAGATCGCCCACTACCAACCGGTCGATTCGCACCCTATCGTCGCTGCGCAGGGTCGTCGCTCCGGTTGAGACGTTATCGTATCGACCACCCGGCATTAACCCTCTCGCAGCCGGCGGAGTGCCTCCTCGAAGCGATCCATTCCCCGTCGCAGTTCTTCCCTCGAAGCGGCATACGATATCCGGATATAGCCGCCGGTTCCGAAGGCTTCGCCGGGAACTGTAGCAAGGTGCACCACATCGAGAAGATACCGTCCGAGATCGTCCGAGGATTTGAACGACCGCTTGCCGGTCGATGTTCCTAAATAGCGGGCGATGTTCGGAAAGAGGTAGAATGCACCATCGGGTTTGATGCAGGTGAGGTCTGGAATTTGCGCCAGACGCCCGAGGCAGTAGTTCCGTCGCGTCTCAAACTCATCGCGCATCCGGACGACTTCGGCAGCCGCCCCGTCAAGTGCCGCCAGTCCGGCCCACTGCGATATTGACGACGGATTGGAGGTGTTGTGCGACTGCACCTTGCACATTCCCGAGATCAACTCCTTTGGCCCAAGTGCATATCCGAGGCGCCAGCCGGTCATTGAGTAGGATTTCGAGAAGCCGTTGATTATTAGCGATAAGGATTTCGCTTCCAGCCCCGGGGCCGCGAGCGAGGTGAACGGAAAGCCGCCATAGGTAAGTTTCTCATATATCTCGTCCGAGATGATGAAGACACCCGCCTCGCGGCAGATTTCGATCAGGGGCACAAGGTCTTCCGCCCGATAGGCGGAGCCGGTCGGATTGGAGGGGTTGTTGATGATAACCGCACGGGTGCGCGGGGTGAGACTTTTGCGCAGTGCTTCCGACATCAGGCGAAAGCCCTCGTCCTCCGTCGTATCGACTACCACCGGCTCGCCACCGGCAAGATAGATCATGTGGGTATAGGAGACCCAGTAGGGCGCCGGGACTATCACCTCATCGCCCGGGCTTAGGAGGGCTTGAAAGGCGTTGTAAAGCGACTGCTTGGCACCGGTCGAGACGATTACGCAGGAGGGGTCGTAGTGAGCGCCGCATTCAAACTCGAACTTGCGGACGATCGCCTCGCGCAGTTCGACGATGCCCTCGTTGAGGGTGTAGCGTGTCCGGCCGTCAGCGATGGCTTTCCCGGCGGCATCGCAGATCTGTTTCGGGGTCGGAAAGTCAGGCTCGCCGACCGACAGATCGACGATGTCGATGCCTTCCGCTTTCATTTGAGCCGCCCGGGCGGCTATGCCGAGTGTCGGCGATGGTGCTATACGATCAAGTCGGCTCGAGAGCATAGTGTCGGTCAGGTTGCTGGTGATATGGATTTACTTGCGATTATAGATGACAACAGGCTGTTAGATGCAGGCGGGGAAGGCCTTGTCAAGTCGTAAGAAACAATCTCTTGATTCAACCGGAGGGACTATCCCCCCTATAATTTCAATATACTCCCGCCGTGAAAGCAATGACAAGGCAGAAAGCGCTTCTTTGGCATCGCCGACCTCTTTGGCAACCTGATGCGACTCCCTGCCGGTTAGGCCGGATGGCTTGACTTCGCACCGCTTAGGGCATATTATTTGTAGATATGGATAACGATTTAGGTGGAACAATCTGTAACGGCCGATGCCGGCTCCATTACGCATAACCGATCTGCCGGCGCCGATGGCAGCGGATAGACTCCAACTTAGCGAACGCGAGCGGATAATCCTGCGGCATATTGTTCAGCACTTTATCCTCTCGGCCGATCCGGTCGGATCGCGGGCGCTTGCCCGCCGGACCGGTTTGTCGCTCTCGCCGGCGTCGATCCGCAACGTGATGGCCGACCTCGAGGAGATGGGCTTGCTGACACATCCTCACACCTCAGCCGGACGACTTCCCACGAGTCTCGGCTACCGTTTCTATGTCGATGACCTTATGCAGGACGAGGAACTGAGTGCAGCCGAACGGCGGGCAATCGAGCAGCGGATCGAGCAGATTTCCCCCGAAGCGACCGACATCCTCAACCAAATCGGCGATCTGCTGGGACGCGTCTCGCGGCTGTTGGGAGTTATCCTCGCGCCCGACCTCTCAAGCGGTATCCTCGAGCGGGTCGAAATCCTCCGCGTCGCAGCCGGCCGCTTGATGGTCGTCGTCGTGGTTCGTGCCGGTCTAGTGCGGACCATTATGCTGGAACTTAGCAGCCCGATCTCTGATGCCGACATTGCCGTCGCGGTGCGTCTTATCAACGAAAGATTGGGCGGAATGCGCCTGGCCGACATTCCGGTTGAAGCGGAGCAGCGCCTGGCCGGAGAGGGCGCTGCCGACAACGCGGTAGTACGGCTCTTTATCGACTTCCCCGAGCGTATTTTCGCCCCCGACCCCCCGGGCGAAGTCCATCTTGGCCCGGCCCGGCACGTCTTCGACCTTCCGGAGTTCTCCGCTCCCGACAAGATGCGCGGTATCATCGAACTCATTGAGGATCGCGACGTCATCGTCCATCTCTTGCGCGACCGGGGCGAAGGCGTAACCGTCACCATCGGCGATGAGAATTCGTCCGGACAACTGCGCGACTTCAGCGTCATCACCTCCCACTATCTCCACGGCGGATCGCGCGGCACGCTCGGCATCATCGGCCCGACAAGGATGAACTACTCCCGGCTCATCGCTCTGGTCAACCTCACGGCACGGCTTCTGAGCGAGCGCTTGAAGAGCCGCTGAGTCGGGTATTGCACCCGGACGCCATTTCTCTCCAAGCCGTCCCTTCGGACGGACGACCCTCTCGTTTTAATCGGTCGCTTCAGGCAATGCCGAACGCTTCTTTCTTCCCGTCAACTTAATGGGACCCGATCTTAATGTCCAATCTCACCGAGCCAAATACTGAGCCTGTCCAGCGCTCCAGTTTTTGGCGGCAACTACGCGCCGATGTCTTTTCCGGAACCCTTATCATTGGGCCGATTGTCGTTACCGTTTTCCTGCTCTATAAAATCTTCCAACTGCTCGACGGAATCCTGGGACGGATCATAAGTCAGATACTGCGCGACGGCCTGGGTCTGAAGTTCTTTGGGGAGGGCAATCTGCCCGGCGTAGGTCTCATAGCGCTGTTCTTACTCATCATTCTAACCGGCTGGGCGGCGCGCCGGGCGCTCGGCAAGGCGCTCATCAACACCGGCGAACGGCTCATCACCAACATCCCGCTCGTCAACAAGATCTATAAGATATTCCAGCAGATCAGTTTCGCCCTCTCGAAAGGACGGCGCGACCTCTTTCAGCGCGCGGTCCTAATAGAGTATCCGCGCAAAGGTATTTACTCGATAGGTATCGTAACCGCCGAGAGCGTGGGTCGTTTACAGGCATCTATACCTAATGAAGCGGTTCCGGTTTTCATCATCAGCACTCCCAACCCGACCACCGGATTTATCATATTTGTCCTGCGAACCGAGTTGATACACATCAACATGTCGGTGGAAGAGGCGCTGAAACTGGTCGTTTCGGGCGGCATCACCGAGACCCTGGAGACGAAGGAAAATGCTCCCTTGACGGAAGAAGGAATGCCAACTGAGCCGTGACGCTGTAAACCAACTGGTGCCGTCAATTCTGCTGGCTGCGGTGAGCATCCTCCATTCGGAGAGCAGGTGGGAAGGGGGGACGGCGGTGCTGCAAATGGAGAAAGGGCTCGATCTGGATGGCTGGAGCGAATCGATCCAACTGCCGGTCAGGCTCGACGGCGGCGGTGAGACGACATTTCGCCATAAACTTGCCGTCCAACTTTGGAGCCTGCCCGGTTACCAGCCTCAGTGGCGCAGCGAGCAGACTTCGAGATTGGGGTTTACCCGTCCCATGACCGAGCGCATCGATCTCGAACTGTCCGGCGACATTGAGATCTTTAACGCTCCACCGCTGCGACCCGGAAGCGGGGGTCGTGAAGCGCTCGTCCCACTTCCTTTGGACGGCACTGTTCAGCGATCCTTTTCCACTCTGCCTATGCCGGCAGCGGTTGCGCAGTCCAACTGGAATCTCACCGGCGGCGGGAGGCTGAGGCCGAGCGACTCGATTCTGGTGTTCGTCGGGAGCGGGCCGTTCGTCCGGCAGCGAAGCGACTGGCGGGCTTCGGGATGGCAGCACCACGCGGCTTTCGAGGGTTGGTCCGGCAGTCAGGGGATCGACCTCGACGCCTGGATTCGCGACTTCGATGAGGGCAACGAAACCGGACTATCCGGACGTGGACGAGGCACCTATCGCCTCTCCGATGCGGCTTATGATAGTCTTTCGTTTCAATTTGTTCAACGCGACGAGTTTGCCGGAACCGGGCCGTCGGCACGTCGTAAGGACGACCGGTTGCAGGTGGCAAGTTTTCTCGCTGCCAACCCGGGCGAGGGTGTCGATGCCGGCTGGGAATCCCGGTTCGAACGGCAAACGGTTACCCATTCGACGGCGGCTACAAGTTACGAGGATTTCCAGTTCCACTGGCAAAATGATCTAAATTTCGGTCTGCGCCGAGGGGATTACCGCCTCCAGGCTGGGGGTGGCATCGACCTGCAGGAACAGCAGTATGCCGGTTCCCTTACCCAGGGACGCCGCATCCACCTCGCGACAAACTTGGGACGATTTCATTCCGGCGATTCGCTGGTGTTGACCGCTCGAGCCATTCGCTACCGCTACGACACCCCCGACCTCGCCGATCAGAACGACCGCGATGAACTTCGGCATCTCTTCGTGGCTTCGGGAGGCTGGCGCTTCGATCCCCATCTCGGCCTGCGCCTTTCGGTGGAGGTTGACCTGACCCACTACGTTAACCTGCACACCGGACGCAGCGGCGAAAATCGCTGGAACCGTCTCTATACTCTAAGGGCGGAAGTTCCCTGGCAGGCCGGGCGATTCTCCAATCAGGCGCGCTATTCCGTATCCGGAAACTACGTAATCTATGATTATGACCGGTATGATCAGTTGTTGGGCCGCGCCTTCCGGTCATTTATTGCCGCCGACTCGCTGACGATCCAGATGACCGATCGAGTCTACGTTCGCCTGACCGGGCAGTGGGGACTTGAGGATCATGGCCGCTTGGACTCCGATGAATGGAGACAGGACGTCGCCGAAGATGGCCGGGTCCGGTCCATCAGCAGTGAGGTATCGTATCGCTCGTTCCGGGATTGGAAGACCGGCGTCGGTTGGACCTACCACCGTCGTCAAACCTGGGAGCATCGAGCAGGGGGAGGGCGTGAACCACTCGAGGATGTCCTGACCGATGGTCCAATGGTGCGCTGCGAACTGAATGCCGGTTCCGGGGTGCGGGCGACGTTTCGCGCCGTCTGGCTCGATGTCCGCGACCGCTTGCGAGGGAGGTACCGGCTGCCAGACGTCTCCCTGACCTGGGCCTGGCATTGGTAACGCACCTTAGGACGCTTTTCGCCACCTTTTCGCTCCTGTTGGCCTTAAGCAGCCTATTGGCGCAGGATGAACCGTCCCGGATCTGGGCTATCCGCATCGCCGGCAATCGCGTCACCCAATCCGAGTTGATAGAAAGGGAGATGACCTCCAAGGTCGGGATGCCGGTCGAATCATCCCGGCTTGAGGCCGATCGCAGACGGCTGATGTCGCTCGGCCTCTTCAACCATGTCGATATCGCCGTGGTAGCTGACCAGGGGCGGGTCGTTCTGAGGGTCACCGTCACCGAGCGGTTTTACATCTATCCCTTGCCGATACTGGCTTATGACCCGCTCGATCCGAAGCGGCGGGTGGTCGGGCTAAGGCTGCATCACGACAATTTCCGCGGCTACGGTGAACGGCTGAGCATTGCCTATTGGGACGGGTATCAAAATGGCGCTTCGATCCTGCACCGCGATCCCTGGTTCTCCATTAAAGGCGCCTTTGGAGTCCAGATTTTCGGCCTTACCAACAGGCGTGAACTGGCGCGCCCCGATACGACCGGCTATGTCGATACCCAGACCGATCTGGTGGCACTCCGGCTGCAGCATCGCCTGCACCAAAGGTCCTGGATCGGCTTCGAGGGGCAATGGGAGGAGCGCTATTCCAAAGCTGCCTTCTACACCCTCGCCGGCTCCGGCCGCGACCGGCTGATGGTGGGACGAGTCTTCTTCGAAGCCGACGGCCGGGATCACATCTACTATCCCTCAAGCGGCTACTATCTGCTCGCCATGACCGAGTCGGACATGATGATCGACACCTCGCATGTCTTTCACTTGCAACTTATCGATCTGCGCGCTTATCGCCCGGTCGGAGGCGTTATACTGGCGGGGCGGTTTTACGCCGAGAACAGCCTCCGTCAATTGCCCTATTATCGCCGGCTTGAGATATCGCCGGTCAATATCCGGTCGAAGCAAACCGAAAACCTGCTCGGGCTGGGCCTCGCGGCTCTCAACCTCGAGACCCGGTTCAATCTGCTGCCGCTGCGTTATATTAATGGTCCGAAC
The Calditrichota bacterium DNA segment above includes these coding regions:
- a CDS encoding NUDIX hydrolase, which produces MWPPETPYLTVDAVVIDERGVLLIRRRNPPYGWALPGGFVERGESVESAVRREAREETGLEIEDLRLIGVYSDPDRDPRFPTASVVYLCRAKGDPRSADDAAEVRFFSHKSLPDEIAFDHRRIIDDAFRLRLEM
- the pdxT gene encoding pyridoxal 5'-phosphate synthase glutaminase subunit PdxT — encoded protein: MTSVGILALQGDFVLHRRALEALGAEVVEVRKIEHLEGLSGLIIPGGESTTMHLQLAESPLGAELKARIASGLPTWGTCAGAILLGKGDGPPQPRWGLIEAEVARNAYGRQVDSFVAPLAIAGFDRPFDGIFIRAPKFLKIGREVSILAEYQNEPVMLRRKNLLVTSFHPELTDDHRVHRLFQSYCA
- the pdxS gene encoding pyridoxal 5'-phosphate synthase lyase subunit PdxS; amino-acid sequence: MSHASNGHPLPVPVAGKDGFLLRVGLAEMLKGGVIMDVTTAEQARIAEDAGACSVMALERVPADIRRDGGVARMASIKVIEDIMKAVTIPVMAKVRIGHFVEAEILQALGVDYIDESEVLTPADETNHVWKHDFRVPFVCGATNLAEALRRIGEGAAMIRTKGEAGTGNVVEAVRHMRSVTGEMRRLTTLGTEELMSEAKRLGAPFELVKQVAATGKLPVPNFAAGGIATPADAAMMMKLGAEAVFVGSGIFKSEDPAARARAIVHATTHYQDPEEVLNASRGLAGAMPGLEIGKIPEGELLAGRGW
- a CDS encoding tyrosine recombinase XerD, yielding MVNSASSGDLSLESTDGPALWEAVAGFLSGLALEEGLSDNTREAYRRDLADLIQFWGESVPDNWSDVRPTDLTNYLARLSRTGASPATINRRLSAIRHFFGYLLREGAVNSDATIHLTGPRQRRHLPDVLSVSDIERLLDQPDLATPTGLRDRAMLELGYGCGLRVSELVGVALDDFLLEGAILKVLGKGSKERLVPVGDCARTALVEYLAKGRPSLVRAAPHAFGRLFLAAKTGRPLSRVGFYLILKNYVQAAGIERRVTPHTLRHSFATHLLEGGAGLRDVQELLGHVSIDTTMIYTHIDRSHLIEVVRTFHPRR
- a CDS encoding MBL fold metallo-hydrolase; translated protein: MRIDRLVVGDLMVNCYFIQDVSSGRALVIDPGDEDDRILCHLKDVKARVEALVATHGHGDHIGGLAGLKKATEAPVWIGAADAPMLSDPQRNLSSFYGPEIVAPLADRLLREGDLVELGAITLHVLDVPGHSPGHIALAGEDFIFAGDVLFEGSVGRTDFPGGSMPLLIRMIREKLIPLGDECLVLPGHGPATTIGVERETNPFLQPGAEALW
- a CDS encoding pyridoxal phosphate-dependent aminotransferase; protein product: MLSSRLDRIAPSPTLGIAARAAQMKAEGIDIVDLSVGEPDFPTPKQICDAAGKAIADGRTRYTLNEGIVELREAIVRKFEFECGAHYDPSCVIVSTGAKQSLYNAFQALLSPGDEVIVPAPYWVSYTHMIYLAGGEPVVVDTTEDEGFRLMSEALRKSLTPRTRAVIINNPSNPTGSAYRAEDLVPLIEICREAGVFIISDEIYEKLTYGGFPFTSLAAPGLEAKSLSLIINGFSKSYSMTGWRLGYALGPKELISGMCKVQSHNTSNPSSISQWAGLAALDGAAAEVVRMRDEFETRRNYCLGRLAQIPDLTCIKPDGAFYLFPNIARYLGTSTGKRSFKSSDDLGRYLLDVVHLATVPGEAFGTGGYIRISYAASREELRRGMDRFEEALRRLREG
- the hrcA gene encoding heat-inducible transcription repressor HrcA; this translates as MPAPLRITDLPAPMAADRLQLSERERIILRHIVQHFILSADPVGSRALARRTGLSLSPASIRNVMADLEEMGLLTHPHTSAGRLPTSLGYRFYVDDLMQDEELSAAERRAIEQRIEQISPEATDILNQIGDLLGRVSRLLGVILAPDLSSGILERVEILRVAAGRLMVVVVVRAGLVRTIMLELSSPISDADIAVAVRLINERLGGMRLADIPVEAEQRLAGEGAADNAVVRLFIDFPERIFAPDPPGEVHLGPARHVFDLPEFSAPDKMRGIIELIEDRDVIVHLLRDRGEGVTVTIGDENSSGQLRDFSVITSHYLHGGSRGTLGIIGPTRMNYSRLIALVNLTARLLSERLKSR
- a CDS encoding DUF502 domain-containing protein, whose product is MSNLTEPNTEPVQRSSFWRQLRADVFSGTLIIGPIVVTVFLLYKIFQLLDGILGRIISQILRDGLGLKFFGEGNLPGVGLIALFLLIILTGWAARRALGKALINTGERLITNIPLVNKIYKIFQQISFALSKGRRDLFQRAVLIEYPRKGIYSIGIVTAESVGRLQASIPNEAVPVFIISTPNPTTGFIIFVLRTELIHINMSVEEALKLVVSGGITETLETKENAPLTEEGMPTEP